The following coding sequences lie in one candidate division WOR-3 bacterium genomic window:
- a CDS encoding RNA-binding protein, whose product MRIDVFLDSVCIYKSRTMSAKACTEGLVKINGNRIKPSREIKENDVIEIDRFSVSEKYRIVSIPKKNVKKSEVNLYLEKSGDNL is encoded by the coding sequence TCCTCGATTCTGTATGCATATATAAAAGCAGAACCATGTCTGCCAAAGCATGTACGGAAGGTCTTGTAAAAATTAACGGAAACAGGATAAAACCTTCTAGAGAAATAAAAGAGAACGATGTTATCGAAATTGATCGTTTTTCCGTTTCAGAAAAATACCGCATAGTTTCAATTCCCAAAAAAAATGTAAAGAAAAGCGAAGTGAATCTTTATTTGGAAAAAAGCGGCGACAATCTTTGA